A portion of the Pleurocapsa minor HA4230-MV1 genome contains these proteins:
- a CDS encoding Gfo/Idh/MocA family oxidoreductase: MEDIINIGVIGYGYWGPNLVRNFAELPTAKVTMISDFKTELLLKAQTRYPTIEVTTNYQDIVTNHKIDAIAIATPVSTHFDLALAALKAGKHVFVEKPMTVTTEQGLRLVEEAEKRNLVLMVDHTFVYTGAVQKMRDLVSSKQLGDIYYYDSVRVNLGLFQHDVNVLWDLAVHDLSIMNYVLQTQPYAVSATGISHVPGEPENIAYLTLFFHNDMIAHINVNWLAPVKVRRTLIGGSEKMVVFDDLEPSEKLKVYDKGITLNGNINSNADKVYQMLIGYRTGDMWSPKLEMTEALRTEALHFIECIQQGKRPITDGYAGLQIVKILEAATLSMKKQGQLVELDKIEVAV; the protein is encoded by the coding sequence ATGGAAGATATCATCAATATTGGCGTAATTGGCTACGGATATTGGGGACCAAATTTAGTTCGTAATTTTGCTGAATTGCCGACCGCAAAAGTTACTATGATTAGTGACTTCAAGACAGAACTATTATTAAAAGCGCAGACAAGATATCCAACTATTGAAGTAACCACAAACTATCAAGATATAGTTACTAATCATAAAATAGATGCTATAGCGATCGCCACTCCCGTATCGACACATTTTGACTTAGCACTGGCAGCTTTAAAAGCTGGTAAGCACGTTTTTGTCGAAAAACCAATGACCGTAACCACAGAACAAGGATTGCGGTTAGTTGAAGAAGCAGAAAAACGTAATTTAGTATTAATGGTCGATCATACATTTGTTTATACAGGTGCAGTGCAAAAAATGCGCGATCTTGTATCTAGCAAGCAACTGGGTGATATTTATTACTATGATTCGGTCAGAGTCAATTTAGGGCTATTTCAGCACGATGTCAATGTACTTTGGGATTTAGCAGTACACGATCTTTCAATTATGAACTATGTATTGCAAACTCAGCCCTATGCTGTTTCGGCAACTGGCATAAGTCATGTTCCTGGAGAACCAGAAAATATAGCCTATTTAACTTTATTTTTCCACAATGATATGATCGCTCATATTAATGTTAATTGGTTAGCACCAGTCAAAGTACGTCGTACCCTTATTGGTGGTAGTGAAAAAATGGTCGTGTTTGATGACTTAGAGCCTAGTGAAAAGCTAAAAGTATACGATAAAGGTATTACTTTAAATGGCAATATCAATAGTAATGCGGATAAAGTCTATCAAATGCTAATTGGTTATCGTACAGGAGATATGTGGTCTCCTAAGCTAGAAATGACAGAGGCATTACGTACTGAAGCATTACATTTTATTGAATGTATCCAACAAGGCAAACGTCCAATTACTGATGGCTATGCAGGATTGCAAATAGTCAAAATTCTTGAAGCTGCTACTCTTTCCATGAAAAAGCAGGGTCAATTAGTTGAATTAGATAAAATCGAGGTAGCAGTATGA
- a CDS encoding NAD-dependent epimerase/dehydratase family protein — MKNKRVLITGGAGLVGSHIADLLVKEEVAEIIILDNYTRGRQENLAWAAANGPLVMVEGDIRDRQLLADIMQGVDLVFHQAAIRITQCAQEPRLALEVLADGTFNVLEAAVNAKVQKVVAASSASIYGMAKDFPTTESHHPYNNRTFYGAAKTFNEGILRSFYDMYGLDYVALRYFNVYGPRMDIYGVYTEVLIRWMERIANNQPPLIFGDGQQTMDFVYIEDIARANICAAKADVTDEVFNVASGTETSLNDLALSLAKVMGSDLKPEYGPERKVNPVQRRIADVSKAKKLIDFTTAVSLEAGLEKLVSWWLSQKQEQETSNV; from the coding sequence ATGAAAAATAAAAGAGTTTTAATCACTGGTGGTGCAGGTCTTGTTGGCTCTCATATTGCTGATTTATTAGTTAAAGAAGAAGTAGCCGAAATTATTATTTTAGATAACTATACTCGTGGTCGCCAAGAAAACTTAGCTTGGGCAGCAGCTAATGGCCCATTAGTCATGGTAGAAGGAGATATTCGCGATCGCCAATTACTAGCAGATATCATGCAAGGTGTCGATCTAGTTTTTCACCAAGCAGCAATTCGGATTACTCAATGCGCTCAAGAACCACGTTTGGCACTCGAAGTTTTAGCCGACGGTACTTTTAATGTCTTGGAAGCAGCAGTCAACGCTAAAGTTCAAAAAGTAGTAGCAGCTTCTTCGGCTTCTATTTACGGGATGGCAAAAGACTTTCCCACTACCGAGTCTCATCATCCCTATAACAATCGTACTTTTTACGGTGCTGCTAAAACCTTTAATGAAGGTATATTACGTAGCTTTTACGATATGTATGGGTTGGATTACGTGGCATTGCGTTACTTTAACGTTTATGGCCCTCGCATGGATATTTATGGTGTCTATACCGAAGTCCTAATTCGTTGGATGGAGAGAATTGCCAACAATCAACCACCTTTAATCTTTGGCGATGGTCAACAGACAATGGATTTTGTCTATATCGAAGATATTGCTAGAGCTAATATCTGTGCTGCCAAAGCTGATGTTACAGATGAAGTTTTTAATGTCGCTAGCGGTACAGAAACCAGCTTAAACGATCTTGCTCTAAGTTTAGCTAAAGTAATGGGTTCTGACTTAAAACCAGAATATGGGCCAGAACGTAAAGTTAATCCTGTACAAAGACGGATTGCCGATGTTAGTAAAGCCAAAAAATTAATCGATTTTACTACCGCCGTATCTTTAGAAGCAGGTTTAGAAAAATTAGTTAGTTGGTGGCTTTCGCAAAAACAGGAGCAAGAAACAAGCAATGTCTAA
- a CDS encoding AAA family ATPase: MNHNLETQNFYPLNNYSTAENSEGGLNLREIKNIIWRKIFLIICFTLGMTSFAFIKMLITPPVYFASFELLEPLNIETKVTSTNEESRETREEITSVELNDVQLKILKSPKLILRAVELLQSKYPDMSYQELYDGLTINIITDSQENQEAQDVLLVTYENVDKQKVASVVDVLIKVYIDYSAEKRLSGVKRGISFLDQQILKADLEVNNIEEQIKTLRSKHNFIKPDISLEPLTTRSNKLNQEAEDINIRIAELRLMAKNLDRELKTKPEKSETAIKLATPQYLELLNKSRQIELEIARKSAIFSNNSIEIQTLKQEKQQIIFLIREVGEEIRQQLNKEINISENRQQNIVKGTNNLKLQLEGWSSVSSDYNNLLQNLALANNKLNEFELQKDALSIEAAQQEAPWQLLTPAEEPATKNFGMINYLLLGSSLGLLLGVGTALILDKYQNIIYTSAKVEEITNLPILGTIPHIPKNKTLAFIKQELRQLSSQESHSLKQRSLPELASLSMEAFRSFAANLGLLNFNSGHLDSNINIKSLVITSAISGEGKSTVALNLARACASMGKKTLLVDTDLRSNDRLTKYLDLESEIGLIDILNQNDYNLSLEQINTKQLLLESNLSFITSGLKDETITNTKLPKNSSFIKQDCSHLLASAKMHILIEELRNSFDIVIYDLCAIVGFADVNLLAGQIDGIVLVTEVGRIQTDEITEALNQLRLCKAPILGLAINNIN, from the coding sequence ATGAACCATAATCTAGAGACGCAAAATTTTTATCCTTTAAATAATTATTCTACGGCTGAAAACTCTGAAGGAGGCTTAAATTTACGTGAAATAAAAAATATTATTTGGCGCAAAATTTTTCTAATTATATGTTTTACTTTAGGAATGACCTCTTTTGCCTTTATAAAAATGTTAATTACCCCTCCAGTTTATTTTGCCAGTTTTGAACTATTGGAGCCATTAAACATTGAAACTAAAGTTACTTCTACTAATGAAGAGTCTAGAGAAACCAGAGAAGAAATTACTTCTGTAGAGTTGAATGATGTTCAACTTAAAATTTTAAAAAGCCCTAAATTAATTTTGCGTGCTGTTGAATTACTTCAAAGTAAATATCCCGACATGAGTTATCAAGAGTTATATGATGGCTTAACGATTAACATAATCACTGATAGTCAAGAAAATCAAGAAGCTCAAGATGTTCTGCTAGTAACATATGAAAATGTAGATAAACAAAAAGTTGCTAGTGTTGTGGATGTTTTAATTAAGGTATACATAGACTATAGTGCAGAAAAACGCTTATCTGGAGTTAAACGAGGTATTAGTTTTTTAGACCAACAAATACTAAAAGCTGACTTAGAAGTTAACAATATAGAAGAACAAATTAAAACATTAAGAAGCAAACATAATTTTATTAAGCCAGATATTTCTTTAGAACCTCTAACAACCCGTTCTAATAAATTAAATCAAGAAGCAGAGGATATTAATATCAGGATCGCTGAACTTAGGTTGATGGCTAAAAATCTGGATCGGGAACTAAAAACAAAGCCAGAAAAATCAGAGACGGCGATTAAGCTTGCTACTCCTCAGTATCTTGAATTACTCAATAAATCTCGACAAATAGAGCTTGAAATTGCTCGTAAGTCTGCGATTTTTTCAAATAATAGTATAGAAATACAAACTTTAAAACAAGAAAAGCAACAAATTATTTTTTTAATTAGAGAAGTAGGAGAAGAGATTCGCCAACAGTTAAATAAAGAAATTAATATATCAGAAAATCGCCAACAAAACATAGTTAAAGGAACAAATAATTTAAAATTACAATTAGAAGGTTGGTCATCAGTTTCTAGTGATTACAATAACCTTTTACAAAATCTAGCTTTAGCTAATAATAAACTCAACGAATTTGAGCTGCAAAAAGATGCCCTTTCAATTGAAGCTGCTCAACAAGAAGCACCATGGCAACTTTTAACTCCAGCAGAAGAACCAGCAACTAAAAATTTTGGTATGATTAACTACTTGTTGCTAGGTTCAAGTTTGGGATTATTGTTAGGTGTAGGAACAGCTTTAATTTTAGATAAATATCAAAATATTATTTATACTTCAGCTAAGGTTGAAGAAATAACTAACTTACCTATTTTGGGTACAATTCCTCATATACCAAAAAATAAGACATTAGCATTTATTAAACAAGAATTAAGACAATTATCTTCACAAGAATCACATTCGCTCAAACAACGATCTCTTCCAGAGTTAGCTTCTTTATCAATGGAAGCATTTCGTTCATTTGCTGCTAATTTAGGTCTTTTAAATTTTAATTCAGGGCATTTAGATTCCAACATTAATATTAAGTCTCTGGTAATTACTTCGGCGATTTCTGGAGAGGGAAAATCTACTGTTGCCTTAAATCTTGCTAGAGCATGTGCTTCAATGGGTAAAAAGACTTTGCTGGTTGATACAGATCTACGTAGTAATGATCGTTTAACTAAATATTTGGATTTAGAATCAGAAATAGGTTTAATAGATATCTTAAATCAGAATGATTATAATTTAAGTTTAGAGCAAATTAATACTAAACAATTGCTTTTAGAAAGTAATTTATCTTTTATCACTTCTGGTTTAAAAGATGAAACAATTACAAATACAAAATTACCCAAAAATTCATCTTTTATTAAACAGGACTGTAGTCACTTATTAGCATCAGCAAAAATGCATATTTTAATTGAAGAATTAAGAAATAGTTTTGACATAGTTATCTACGATCTTTGCGCTATAGTTGGATTTGCTGACGTAAATTTACTGGCTGGTCAAATAGATGGAATTGTCTTAGTTACCGAGGTAGGTAGAATACAAACTGATGAAATAACTGAAGCTCTTAATCAATTAAGATTGTGTAAAGCTCCAATTTTGGGATTAGCTATTAATAATATAAATTAA
- a CDS encoding DegT/DnrJ/EryC1/StrS family aminotransferase, producing MIPFVDLKTQYLSIKEEIDTAVLKVLDSTQFILGNEVVAFEKEFAAYCNTDYALALNTGTSALHLALLAAGIGAGDEVITTPFTFVATVAAICYAGATPVFVDVDPISYTIDVKQIEQAITPRTKAILPVHLYGQPADMQPIMEIARRHGLTVIEDAAQAHRAEYKGQRVGSIGDIGCFSFYPGKNLGAYGEGGAIVTSNPEYARKIKMLRDWGQEERYHHVMKGYNYRMDGIQGAILRVKLRYLDQWTEARRTHAAQYDELLANSGVKTPTVMPYSHHVYHIYAVRTHQREQLQQKLNEQGIQTGIHYPIPVHLQTGYADLGYKLGDFPNSELVAKEVLSLPMYAELSSGQVKTVATALQSVVEGVDQ from the coding sequence ATGATTCCCTTTGTTGATTTAAAAACTCAGTATTTAAGCATTAAAGAAGAGATAGATACGGCTGTTTTAAAGGTATTAGATAGTACCCAGTTTATTTTGGGTAACGAAGTTGTTGCTTTTGAAAAAGAGTTTGCAGCCTACTGTAATACCGATTATGCTTTGGCTCTTAATACAGGTACAAGTGCTTTACACTTAGCCTTACTTGCTGCGGGTATTGGGGCTGGGGACGAAGTAATTACAACTCCCTTTACCTTTGTCGCTACTGTAGCAGCTATTTGTTATGCAGGAGCTACCCCAGTTTTTGTCGATGTCGATCCAATTTCTTACACCATTGATGTAAAGCAAATCGAACAAGCGATCACTCCTCGAACTAAGGCAATTTTGCCCGTACATTTATACGGTCAACCAGCAGATATGCAGCCCATCATGGAAATTGCTCGTCGTCATGGTTTAACTGTCATTGAAGATGCAGCCCAAGCACATAGAGCGGAGTACAAGGGACAAAGAGTTGGCAGCATTGGGGATATCGGCTGTTTTAGTTTTTATCCAGGTAAGAATTTAGGAGCTTACGGCGAAGGTGGTGCAATAGTTACCAGTAATCCCGAATATGCTCGCAAAATCAAAATGTTGCGGGATTGGGGACAAGAGGAAAGATATCATCATGTCATGAAAGGCTATAACTATCGCATGGATGGGATTCAAGGCGCAATTTTACGAGTGAAGTTACGTTACTTAGACCAGTGGACAGAAGCCAGAAGAACTCATGCTGCTCAGTATGACGAGCTTTTAGCCAATTCAGGAGTCAAAACTCCAACCGTGATGCCTTATAGTCATCATGTGTATCATATTTATGCAGTGCGAACTCACCAAAGAGAACAGCTACAGCAAAAACTAAATGAGCAGGGAATTCAAACTGGTATTCACTATCCTATTCCCGTACATCTGCAAACAGGATACGCCGATTTAGGTTATAAACTGGGTGATTTTCCGAATTCAGAATTAGTAGCAAAAGAAGTTCTCTCATTACCTATGTATGCAGAACTTTCTTCTGGGCAAGTTAAAACTGTAGCAACAGCTTTACAAAGTGTGGTTGAGGGAGTTGATCAATGA
- a CDS encoding N-acetyltransferase: MAINDDVVLGSNVKIFHPNLVNLYGCKIGDHTKIGTFVEIQANVIVGQRCKISSHSFLCEGVTIEDEVFIGHGVMFTNDLYPRATNEDGSLKTETDWDVIQTTVKNRASIGSNVTILPGINIGRHAIVGAGAVVTNDVDDYAIVAGVPARVVGDARINNSN, translated from the coding sequence ATGGCAATTAATGATGATGTTGTATTAGGTAGTAATGTAAAAATTTTTCATCCTAATTTAGTTAATCTTTATGGTTGTAAAATTGGTGACCATACTAAAATTGGCACTTTTGTTGAAATTCAAGCAAATGTCATTGTAGGACAGAGATGCAAAATTTCTTCTCATAGTTTTTTATGTGAAGGGGTAACTATTGAAGATGAAGTTTTTATTGGTCATGGTGTAATGTTTACCAACGACCTTTATCCTCGCGCTACTAATGAAGATGGCAGTTTAAAAACAGAAACTGATTGGGATGTGATTCAAACCACAGTCAAAAACCGTGCCTCTATTGGTAGTAATGTCACAATTCTTCCAGGAATTAATATTGGTAGACACGCTATAGTCGGAGCTGGTGCGGTTGTAACTAATGATGTTGACGATTATGCAATTGTGGCTGGAGTTCCGGCTCGCGTTGTGGGAGATGCTCGCATTAATAATTCAAATTAA
- a CDS encoding WecB/TagA/CpsF family glycosyltransferase, which yields MIPKKELLNVPVTCLPLDEQIMLMLRWAKMRTSKVVCLANVHMLMEAYWHPAFKTILQKADLVTPDGKPLVLMLRRLGIHHQNQVSGMDVFLNLCNLAESTGVGIYFLGSTNEILAKIKQKLNREYPILKIAGMKAIPHLSIEEIYANQDTELIEDINKSKAGIVFVCLGCPKQEIWMSQYQGLINGVMIGVGAVFSMYVGINPRAPQWIQQAGLEWLYRLLQEPRRLWRRYGSTIPPFLYLAIKQLLTLYQEKLKLEDQNSVDGHSMFNIDELDTSPKRIGDILVRQGLITTDILNKVIQEQEQAYELKIGEILIKNNLISLPQLKYYLRNQNIKLGEILIEQKLLKNSKLKQILLLQKTIMSGKKLGEILIELNILSDKQIEMAILEQYWRRKGLWLNQQTPEESSDSQKIYVQL from the coding sequence ATGATACCAAAAAAAGAACTACTTAATGTTCCTGTTACTTGTCTGCCTTTGGATGAGCAAATCATGTTGATGCTACGCTGGGCGAAAATGAGAACGAGCAAAGTTGTCTGTTTGGCCAACGTTCATATGCTAATGGAGGCTTACTGGCATCCAGCCTTTAAAACGATTTTACAGAAAGCAGATTTGGTTACTCCTGACGGCAAGCCTTTAGTTTTGATGCTACGTCGATTGGGAATACATCACCAAAACCAGGTATCGGGAATGGATGTCTTTCTTAATTTGTGCAACCTAGCTGAAAGTACGGGGGTTGGAATATATTTTTTAGGCTCTACGAACGAAATATTAGCAAAGATTAAGCAAAAACTAAACCGTGAATACCCAATTTTAAAAATTGCTGGGATGAAAGCAATTCCTCATCTTTCTATTGAAGAAATTTATGCTAATCAAGATACTGAATTAATAGAAGATATCAATAAAAGTAAAGCTGGCATAGTATTTGTTTGTTTGGGATGTCCGAAACAGGAAATCTGGATGTCTCAATATCAGGGTTTGATTAATGGGGTGATGATTGGAGTTGGGGCTGTTTTTTCAATGTACGTAGGAATTAATCCCAGAGCGCCTCAATGGATTCAACAAGCAGGTTTAGAATGGCTATATCGCTTATTACAAGAGCCACGGCGTCTCTGGCGTCGTTATGGTTCAACGATTCCACCTTTTCTATATTTAGCTATCAAACAATTATTGACTCTCTATCAAGAAAAATTAAAACTAGAGGATCAAAACTCAGTAGATGGTCATTCAATGTTTAATATTGATGAGCTAGATACTTCACCTAAAAGAATAGGTGACATTTTAGTTAGACAAGGTTTAATAACTACAGATATCTTAAATAAAGTAATACAAGAACAAGAACAAGCTTATGAGTTAAAAATAGGCGAGATTTTGATTAAGAATAATTTAATTTCTTTACCTCAATTGAAATATTATTTAAGAAATCAAAATATTAAACTTGGTGAAATTTTAATTGAGCAAAAATTACTTAAAAACTCAAAATTAAAACAAATTTTACTACTTCAAAAAACTATAATGTCTGGTAAAAAATTAGGTGAAATTTTAATTGAGCTAAATATATTGTCGGATAAACAAATAGAAATGGCTATTCTTGAGCAGTATTGGCGACGTAAAGGACTATGGTTAAATCAACAGACACCTGAAGAGAGTTCAGATTCCCAAAAAATTTATGTTCAGCTTTAG
- a CDS encoding methionyl-tRNA formyltransferase: protein MVKVLLIGLGITTLTALESLISQCQVVGIVRNIAQESEANDPVINLAKKENIPLFNDPSQKAIQSLIVELKPDCVVVSSYNQILPQSLIKLTTFINVHYSPLPQYRGRANVNWAIINDESHVAISIHLISPELDEGNILYQQLIPIEHDDTVATLYEKLNQIQKENLGITIIKALQGNWGIPQNHEQSSYGCTRLPEDGEINWSDSTKKINNLIRALVEPFPGAYTYFKGEKLIVWQAEIVNNAPQYIGRIPGRIINRSPTEGHVDILTGNGVLRLLEVQLFGQEKTQAAKVIKSVKSTLGLQTSELLNRIQSLEKQIFYLQQKNEK, encoded by the coding sequence ATGGTTAAAGTTTTGCTCATTGGCTTGGGGATTACTACTTTGACAGCTTTAGAATCTTTAATTTCTCAATGTCAAGTTGTTGGTATAGTCAGAAATATAGCTCAAGAATCTGAAGCAAACGATCCCGTTATCAATTTGGCTAAAAAGGAAAATATTCCTCTTTTTAATGATCCATCTCAAAAAGCCATTCAATCTTTAATTGTTGAACTAAAACCTGATTGTGTTGTAGTTTCTTCTTACAACCAAATACTCCCTCAATCGCTAATTAAATTAACTACTTTTATTAATGTTCATTATTCCCCTTTACCACAATATCGTGGTCGCGCCAATGTTAATTGGGCAATTATTAATGATGAATCTCATGTAGCAATTAGTATTCATTTAATCTCACCTGAATTAGATGAAGGTAATATTTTATATCAGCAATTAATTCCTATCGAGCATGATGATACGGTGGCAACTTTATACGAGAAATTAAATCAAATTCAAAAAGAAAACTTGGGGATAACAATTATTAAAGCCTTACAAGGTAATTGGGGAATACCTCAAAATCACGAGCAATCAAGTTATGGTTGTACTCGTTTACCAGAAGATGGCGAAATTAATTGGTCGGATAGTACTAAAAAAATTAATAATTTGATTCGTGCTTTAGTTGAACCTTTTCCTGGTGCTTATACTTATTTCAAAGGTGAAAAATTAATAGTTTGGCAAGCCGAAATTGTTAATAATGCACCTCAATATATAGGTCGAATTCCTGGACGAATTATTAATAGATCGCCAACAGAAGGTCATGTTGATATTTTGACAGGGAATGGAGTTTTAAGATTGCTTGAAGTTCAATTATTTGGACAAGAAAAAACTCAAGCAGCCAAAGTAATTAAATCAGTCAAAAGTACTTTAGGACTGCAAACATCTGAGCTATTAAATCGTATTCAAAGTTTAGAAAAGCAAATTTTTTACTTACAACAAAAAAATGAAAAATAA
- a CDS encoding DegT/DnrJ/EryC1/StrS family aminotransferase, which yields MSKTIKKIPIAIPFLGEAEAAAASRAILSGWVTQGPEVAAFEAEFAEEVGAKYACAVSNCTTALHLALLAVGVQPGDEVITVSHSYIATANSIRYCGATPVFVDIEPQTYNINPLLIESVISDRTKAILVVHQMGMPCDLKAIIDIARRHQLPVIEDAACAIGSEILWDDKWEKIGKPHGDIACFSFHPRKVITTGDGGMITTNNPEWDKQFRLWRQHGMSVPDTVRHGAKQVIFESYPMLGYNYRMTDIQAAVGREQLKRLPEIVSRRRELAARYHEMLADIPGLKLPTEPEWAKSNWQSYCVRLPNGCDQVPVMQGMLDAGVSTRRGIMCAHREPAYNQEKWSCGIQRETCDCKKESCDRLIESEQAQNNSIILPLFHQMSEPEQDYVVHFLQSSARQ from the coding sequence ATGTCTAAAACAATTAAAAAAATTCCTATTGCTATACCATTTCTGGGAGAAGCAGAAGCAGCAGCAGCAAGTCGAGCTATTTTATCGGGATGGGTAACTCAAGGCCCTGAAGTAGCAGCTTTTGAAGCCGAATTTGCTGAAGAAGTAGGGGCTAAATATGCTTGTGCCGTATCTAATTGTACTACCGCTTTACATTTAGCATTGTTGGCAGTAGGAGTACAACCAGGGGATGAAGTCATTACTGTCAGTCATTCCTATATTGCCACAGCTAATAGTATTCGCTATTGTGGCGCGACACCAGTTTTTGTGGATATCGAACCGCAGACTTATAACATTAATCCCTTATTAATTGAATCAGTAATTAGCGATCGCACAAAAGCTATTCTCGTGGTTCATCAAATGGGAATGCCCTGCGATCTCAAAGCTATTATCGATATTGCTCGTCGTCATCAGTTACCAGTTATCGAAGATGCAGCCTGTGCTATTGGTAGTGAAATTCTTTGGGATGACAAATGGGAAAAAATTGGTAAACCTCACGGAGATATTGCTTGTTTTTCTTTTCACCCTCGCAAAGTAATTACTACTGGTGACGGTGGCATGATTACCACGAATAATCCTGAATGGGACAAGCAATTTCGTCTCTGGCGACAACATGGTATGAGTGTCCCTGATACTGTGCGTCATGGTGCAAAACAAGTCATTTTCGAGTCTTACCCCATGTTGGGCTATAACTACCGCATGACGGATATCCAAGCAGCAGTTGGACGAGAACAACTTAAACGCTTACCAGAGATTGTTAGCCGTCGTCGCGAACTAGCAGCTAGATATCACGAAATGCTTGCAGACATACCAGGCTTAAAGTTACCCACAGAACCAGAATGGGCTAAAAGCAACTGGCAGAGTTATTGTGTTCGTTTACCTAATGGTTGCGATCAAGTGCCAGTTATGCAGGGAATGCTAGATGCTGGCGTGTCCACCCGTAGAGGCATTATGTGCGCTCATCGTGAACCAGCTTATAACCAAGAAAAGTGGTCTTGTGGAATTCAACGAGAAACCTGTGATTGTAAAAAAGAAAGTTGCGATCGCTTGATCGAAAGCGAACAAGCACAGAATAATTCAATTATATTGCCTCTGTTTCATCAAATGAGCGAACCAGAACAGGATTATGTTGTCCATTTTTTACAAAGCTCGGCTCGTCAATAA